A portion of the Ricinus communis isolate WT05 ecotype wild-type chromosome 10, ASM1957865v1, whole genome shotgun sequence genome contains these proteins:
- the LOC8271122 gene encoding short chain aldehyde dehydrogenase 1, with amino-acid sequence MSTSSTSISTTKRLEGKVAIITGGASGIGESSARLFVKHGAKVIIADIQDELGHSLCKVLGSDQEIISYIHCDVTSDSDMQKAVDFAVSKYGKLDIMFSNAGTSCPSPSILATDNQDFKRVFDVNVFGAFLAAKHAARVMIPAKRGCIIFTASNLSVTCFQSMHPYIASKHAVVGLAKNLCVELGQYGIRVNCVSPFAVVTPLLKKHMGLMEMEKEKIHELISKSANLKGAVLEPEDVAEAAVYLGSDESKYVSGLNLLVDGGYVVTNPSFEIAMKT; translated from the exons atgagcacgagttctACATCAATCTCAACCACCAAAAG GCTAGAAGGAAAGGTAGCTATAATTACTGGTGGAGCGAGTGGAATAGGTGAGTCAAGTGCAAGACTGTTTGTTAAACATGGAGCTAAGGTCATTATTGCAGATATCCAAGATGAACTAGGTCACTCCCTTTGTAAAGTACTTGGATCAGATCAAGAAATCATCTCCTACATCCATTGTGATGTCACAAGTGATTCTGATATGCAAAAGGCTGTGGATTTTGCAGTCTCGAAGTATGGAAAGCTCGACATCATGTTCAGTAATGCTGGAACTTCATGCCCGAGTCCTAGCATTTTAGCCACAGACAATCAAGATTTCAAAAGGGTATTTGATGTTAATGTTTTTGGTGCTTTCTTAGCAGCCAAACATGCTGCTAGGGTCATGATTCCTGCCAAAAGAGGATGTATTATCTTCACCGCGAGCAATCTTTCAGTCACGTGTTTTCAGAGTATGCATCCATATATTGCATCAAAACATGCTGTGGTTGGCTTAGCTAAAAATCTTTGTGTGGAGTTGGGACAGTATGGGATCAGGGTCAATTGCGTCTCGCCATTTGCAGTTGTGACACCATTACTGAAGAAACACATGGGATTGATGGAGATGGAGAAGGAGAAGATCCACGAATTGATTTCGAAATCGGCTAACTTGAAAGGTGCAGTGCTGGAACCTGAAGATGTAGCAGAGGCGGCTGTTTATTTGGGAAGTGATGAGTCTAAATATGTAAGCGGATTGAATCTCCTGGTTGATGGAGGTTATGTTGTTACCAATCCCTCCTTTGAAATTGCAATGAAAACTTAA
- the LOC8271123 gene encoding short chain aldehyde dehydrogenase 1, with product MSTSSASTSTAKRLQGKVALITGGASGMGESSARLFVKHGAKVVVADVQDELGHSLCRELGPDQEIISYIHCDVTCDSDVQNAVDFAVSKYGKLDIMFSNAGVAGNVYPSIVDTENEDFKRVFDINVFGAFLAAKHAARVMIPAKKGCILFTCSYLSVSCFQAIHPYVASKHAILGLSKNLSVELGQHGIRVNCVSPFVVITPMMRKAMGVMEAEKEKLQEVVSASANLKNVTLEAEDIAEAALYLVSDESKYVSGMNLVVDGGYTLTNPAFAMEMQSFHSS from the exons ATGAGCACAAGTTCTGCCTCAACCTCAACTGCCAAGAG GCTACAAGGAAAGGTGGCTTTGATTACTGGTGGAGCTAGTGGCATGGGCGAGTCTAGTGCAAGGCTGTTTGTTAAACATGGAGCCAAGGTCGTCGTTGCAGATGTCCAAGATGAGCTTGGCCACTCCCTCTGCAGAGAACTTGGTCCGGATCAAGAAATCATTTCTTATATCCATTGCGATGTAACATGTGATTCCGATGTCCAAAACGCGGTGGATTTTGCTGTCTCCAAGTATGGAAAGCTTGATATAATGTTCAGCAATGCTGGAGTTGCAGGGAATGTGTATCCCAGCATTGTAGACACAGAGAATGAAGATTTCAAAAGGGTTTTCGATATCAATGTCTTCGGTGCTTTCTTAGCGGCAAAGCATGCTGCTAGGGTCATGATTCCTGCCAAGAAAGGATGCATTCTTTTCACTTGTAGCTATCTTTCAGTTTCTTGCTTTCAGGCTATCCATCCATATGTTGCGTCAAAACATGCTATTCTTGGCTTGTCCAAGAATCTAAGCGTGGAGTTGGGACAACATGGAATAAGGGTCAACTGTGTGTCACCATTTGTTGTTATAACCCCAATGATGAGGAAAGCCATGGGGGTAATGGAGGCAGAAAAGGAGAAGTTACAGGAAGTGGTTTCAGCTTCAGCCAACTTGAAAAATGTTACATTGGAAGCAGAAGATATAGCAGAGGCAGCACTTTATTTGGTAAGCGATGAGTCCAAGTATGTGAGTGGGATGAATCTGGTTGTTGATGGAGGTTACACTCTCACCAATCCAGCCTTTGCAATGGAAATGCAAAGCTTCCACTCTTCTTGA
- the LOC8271121 gene encoding 40S ribosomal protein S17: protein MGRVRTKTVKKSSRQVIERYYSKMTLDFHTNKKILEEVAIIPSKRLRNKIAGFSTHLMKRIQKGPVRGISLKLQEEERERRMDFVPEVSAIKTDQIEVDKETIDMLSALGMADMPGLVQVDPVAAVPVAQFGFGRGAGGPGRRF, encoded by the coding sequence atgggTCGTGTTCGTACGAAAACAGTGAAGAAATCATCACGACAAGTGATAGAACGGTATTATTCAAAAATGACACTCGATTTTCACACAAACAAGAAAATCTTGGAAGAAGTAGCAATAATCCCATCAAAGCGTCTTCGTAACAAGATTGCTGGGTTTTCCACCCATTTGATGAAACGGATCCAGAAGGGTCCGGTCAGAGGTATTTCGCTGAAACTTcaagaggaagagagagagcgTCGCATGGACTTTGTGCCTGAAGTTTCGGCTATCAAAACTGATCAGATTGAGGTTGATAAGGAGACTATTGACATGCTTTCTGCTCTTGGTATGGCTGATATGCCTGGTCTCGTCCAGGTGGACCCTGTTGCTGCTGTGCCAGTTGCCCAGTTTGGGTTTGGTAGAGGTGCTGGTGGACCTGGCAGGAGATTTTGA